A DNA window from Trichomycterus rosablanca isolate fTriRos1 chromosome 11, fTriRos1.hap1, whole genome shotgun sequence contains the following coding sequences:
- the gan gene encoding gigaxonin produces the protein MSNAEAGPGTEAAGTVVSDPQHSQKLLKSLRSFREDGSFHDAILVVEGEEIPVQKNILAAASPYIRTKLVYNPPKEDGSAYKIELQGISVPIIKQILDYIFSGEVTLSEETIQDVVQAADMLLLTDLKSLCCQFLESCITAENCIGIRLFSLHYCLHHVHHVATEYLQTHFRDVADTDEFRELPPDRLCELLAMEKLNVGNEKYVLEAVVRWLSFDIEARRVHMKEVMSAVWVQGLDQTYLQEQMLGDPLMREVIGECCMDPLRGVAQHGEALLAAFKPRGYSECIVIVGGEDRATRTPSAVTRCMCPLYDRNRQMWIDLQPMNEKRIGHGVVTADGCLFVMGGMNENKTVLSSGEKYNPEANTWTHILPMKQARQHFCIAELDGLIYVLGGENEDTEVLLTVEVFDPHLNIWTTQTNMTTVRKFGCCATMKKKLYVMGGGSYGKIYDSVECYDPKTQQWTTLCPLKERRFGAVACGVGQELYVFGGVRSRDADNPESSQMTICKSEFFHDELNRWVLLDDQTLCKLTTSSFVYGAVAIGASIYVVGELDTGSSYDYVREFRRSTGTWHQTRPLLPSDLCKTGCAALRIANCKLFRLQLRQGLFRIRVPSM, from the exons ATGTCTAATGCTGAGGCAGGTCCAGGAACAGAAGCGGCAGGTACTGTTGTTTCAGACCCACAACATTCCCAAAAGCTTCTGAAATCTCTGCGGTCCTTTAGAGAAGATGGCAGTTTTCATGACGCTATTTTGGTGGTGGAAGGTGAAGAAATTCCCGTACAAAAGAATATTCTAGCAGCAGCGAGTCCTTATATCAG GACCAAGTTGGTTTACAACCCTCCTAAAGAGGATGGCTCAGCGTATAAAATTGAGCTGCAGGGTATTTCCGTTCCCATCATAAAGCAGATCCTGGACTACATATTCAGTGGAGAG GTCACGCTGAGTGAGGAAACGATCCAGGACGTGGTGCAGGCTGCTGACATGCTGCTTCTCACTGACCTCAAGTCACTGTGCTGCCAGTTCCTGGAGAGCTGCATCACGGCAGAGAACTGCATCGGAATTCGGCTTTTCTCTCTGCACTACTGCCTTCACCATGTGCACCACGTCGCCACCGAGTACCTGCAAACGCACTTCAGAGACGTGGCGGATACTGATGAGTTCCGTGAGCTCCCACCTGACCGCCTGTGTGAGCTGCTCGCCATGGAAAAGCTTAATGTGGGCAATGAGAAGTATGTACTGGAAGCTGTGGTGCGCTGGCTCAGCTTCGACATCGAGGCCCGACGG gtgcacATGAAGGAAGTGATGTCTGCAGTGTGGGTACAGGGGCTGGACCAGACTTACCTACAGGAGCAGATGCTGGGAGACCCGCTCATGAGGGAGGTGATTGGAGAGTGCTGCATGGACCCATTACGAGGCGTTGCACAGCACGGAGAGGCACTTCTTGCTGCATTCAAACCCCGCGGCTACTCCGAGTGCATCGTCATTGTAGGGGGTGAGGACAGGGC CACTCGGACTCCGTCTGCAGTGACGCGCTGCATGTGCCCTCTTTATGACAGGAACCGACAGATGTGGATTGATCTGCAACCAATGAATGAAAAACGAATCGGCCATGGAGTGGTGACAGCAG ATGGGTGCCTGTTTGTGATGGGAGGGATGAATGAAAACAAGACGGTACTGAGCAGTGGAGAGAAATATAATCCAGAGGCCAACACATGGACACACATTCTACCAATGAAACAG GCGAGGCAGCATTTTTGTATTGCTGAGCTGGATGGACTGATCTACGTTCTGGGTGGAGAGAATGAGGACACTGAAGTCCTTCTAACTGTGGAAGTTTTTGACCCCCACCTTAATATCTGGACCACCCAGACCAACATGACCACAGTTAGAAAG TTTGGTTGCTGTGCTACCATGAAGAAGAAGCTCTATGTGATGGGAGGAGGGTCTTATGGAAAGATTTATGACTCTGTGGAATGTTATGACCCCAAAACCCAGCAGTGGACCACACTCTGCCCCCTGAAGGAGAGGAG GTTTGGTGCTGTGGCGTGCGGCGTGGGTCAAGAGCTCTATGTGTTTGGAGGAGTGAGAAGCAGAGATGCTGATAATCCTGAGTCCAGTCAAATGACCATCTGTAAATCTGAGTTCTTTCACGATGAGCTGAACAG ATGGGTGCTACTCGATGATCAGACCCTATGCAAACTCACAACGTCATCGTTTGTGTATGGAGCTGTTGCCATTGGTGCAAGTATATATGTGGTGGGAGAATTGGATACAG GCTCCAGTTATGACTATGTGCGAGAATTCCGGCGCAGTACGGGCACTTGGCACCAGACCCGACCCCTCCTGCCCTCTGACTTGTGTAAGACTGGCTGTGCTGCCCTGCGTATTGCTAACTGTAAGCTGTTCCGGCTGCAGCTGAGACAGGGCCTTTTCAGGATCCGAGTACCATCTATGTAA
- the elapor2a gene encoding endosome/lysosome-associated apoptosis and autophagy regulator family member 2 isoform X2 produces MTSQKCTQCPAGSFSLGSGIRFDEWNDFPPGFSSLVTSFNNSPHGHEGPSCNGSSWIAQGSYIESNRDECSVSLIYAVHLKKSGSVSFDYQYVDNNIIFEFFIQNDQCQEMEKTSDKKWIKLTKNGDWSKHTVNLKSGTNVLYWRTTGVTVGVKVVKPVLLKNIQIEGVAYMSECLPCKPGTFSNAPGSASCESCPRNTYSGRGASSCTRCNTTTHYSLEGSSSCQPRPACSKKDYFQVHSVCDKEGKTQVRYKWIEPKICLDDASGAVTLPHFGEREPCPPCNPGFYNNNTAKCSPCPLGTYSDGLKECQPCPAGTEPALGYEYKWWNVLPAGMKSSCFNLANTKCDGMNGWEVAGDHIRSGAGSSDNDYLILNLKVPGFRLPTSVSGTSGTEYGRITFVFESVCSSNCVLYFMMDTDRRSTSVVESWEGNKEKQSYTHIMTKNASVSFTWAFQRTNKAKDTRQYVTDMAKIFSITVTNAVDGVAWACRACAIESQTPGSACVPCPSGHYIDEKTNQCQECPPNTFLSGHHIYGRDACQPCGPGSHSNKEHSLCYSDCLFTHTELNRTLQYDFSPLGSTGLIMNGPSFTSKGTKYYHLFNISLCGTEVYTPAVCTDNVTELSDKEHHSTETNSVQTFICQSTIIPSDGRGFRTALASQSISLADTFLGATVEKSLSGVNARPDLFHASSKKVPDIYYYYRSPQTSTSCQNGRNTVLTLRCNPEKTSKGEISVPGKCPAGTCDGCTFYFLWESLSACPLCTEEDYHQIKGACMGGVQDTVYVWTEPKLCTGGVTLPVKRSRSCEMIDFWLKMGAVVGAFSAALLVAITCHFWKKNKKLEYNYSKLVMSANKECEMPGADSCAIMEGEGEDAEDDVVFSKPSLLHKLKVIASKVSDLSLGNEQSAEAVQLKSSQPEKWVWG; encoded by the exons ATGACCTCTCAGAAGTGCACTCAATGTCCAGCAGGCTCCTTCTCACTGGGCAGCGGCATCCGTTTTGATGAATGGAATGACTTTCCTCCTGGATTCAGCAGCTTAGTGACCTCTTTTAATAACTCACCTCATGGACATGAAGGACCAAGCTGTAATGG TTCCTCATGGATTGCTCAGGGTAGTTACATAGAATCTAACAGAGATGAGTGCAGTGTTTCTCTCATCTATGCTGTTCATCTAAAGAAATCGGGTTCTGTCTCTTTTGACTATCAATATGTGGACAACAACATTATCTTCGAGTTCTTT ATACAGAATGACCAGTGCCAGGAAATGGAGAAGACTTCAGATAAGAAGTGGATCAAGCTGACAAAAAATGGAGATTGGTCCAAACACACG GTCAATCTGAAGTCTGGCACAAATGTGCTGTACTGGAGGACCACTGGTGTTACAGTGGGGGTTAAAGTAGTGAAACCAGTGCTGCTGAAGAACATTCAGATAGAAG GTGTTGCGTACATGTCGGAGTGTTTGCCGTGTAAGCCGGGCACGTTTAGTAACGCTCCTGGTTCTGCCTCATGTGAGTCCTGCCCCAGAAACACTTACTCTGGTCGAGGAGCCAGCTCGTGCACTCGCTgtaacaccaccacacactatTCAT TGGAGGGCTCTTCATCATGTCAACCCAGGCCTGCATGCTCAAAAAAAGACTATTTCCAGGTTCACAGTGTTTGTGATAAGGAGGGCAAG ACTCAGGTCAGGTATAAATGGATCGAGCCTAAGATCTGTCTGGACGATGCTTCAGGTGCTGTAACACTTCCCCATTTTGGAGAACGTGAACCTTGTCCACCCTGCAATCCTGGCTTTTATAATAACAACACAGCTAAATGTTCTCCCTGCCCACTAGGGACCTACTCTGATGGTCTTAAAG AGTGCCAGCCTTGCCCAGCAGGCACAGAGCCTGCTCTGGGCTACGAGTATAAGTGGTGGAATGTTTTGCCTGCTGGCATGAAGTCATCCTGCTTTAACTTGGCCAACACCAAGTGTGATGGCATGAACG gTTGGGAAGTGGCAGGAGATCACATTCGATCTGGAGCAGGGAGTTCAGATAATGATTATCTCATCTTAAACCTCAAAGTTCCTGGATTCAG GTTACCTACATCTGTCAGTGGAACCAGTGGAACAGAGTATGGACGCATCACCTTCGTGTTCGAATCCGTTTGTTCAAGCAACTGTGTGCTGTACTTCATGATG GACACAGACAGACGGAGCACCAGTGTAGTGGAATCGTGGGAGGGCAATAAAGAAAAGCAGTCCTACACCCATATAATGACCAAAAATGCATCTGTATCTTTTACATGGGCTTTTCAGCGCACTAACAAGGCTAAAGAC ACTCGTCAGTATGTCACCGACATGGCCAAGATCTTCTCCATCACAGTAACGAACGCAGTGGACGGTGTGGCCTGGGCATGCAGAGCTTGTGCTATTGAGTCTCAGACGCCTGGCTCAGCCTGTGTGCCGTGCCCATCCGGTCACTATATAGACGAGAAGACCAACCAGTGTCAGGAGTGCCCACCCAACACATTCCTCTCAGGACACCACATCTATGGTAGAGATGCGTGCCAGCCCTGCGGTCCAGGAAGCCACAGTAACAAG gaGCATAGCTTGTGTTACAGTGACTGTTTGTTCACTCATACGGAGCTGAACCGAACTCTGCAGTATGATTTCAGTCCTCTGGGCTCGACAGGATTAATTATGAATGGTCCAAGCTTCACTTCTAAGGGCACCAAGTACTACCATCTCTTTAACATCAGCCTGTGTGGGACAGAG GTTTACACACCAGCAGTCTGCACAGATAACGTAACAGAGCTCTCTGATAAGGAGCATCACAGCACTGAGACCAACTCTGTACAAACATTCATCTGTCAATCAACCATCATCCCGTCTGATGGGCGGGGCTTCAGAACCGCACTCGCCTCACAGTCCATCAGTCTGGCAGATACATTTCTTG GAGCCACGGTGGAGAAATCACTCAGCGGAGTAAATGCCAGACCAGATCTGTTTCATGCTTCATCCAAGAAAGTACCAGATATCTACTACTATTATAG aTCTCCACAGACATCGACTTCTTGTCAGAACGGCAGAAACACAGTGCTCACGTTACGCTGTAACCCTGAAAAGACCTCTAAGGGAGAgatttcagtaccagg GAAGTGTCCAGCAGGCACTTGTGATGGCTGCACCTTTTACTTTCTTTGGGAAAGTCTGAGCGCTTGTCCTCTCTGCACTGAGGAAGACTACCACCAGATTAAAGGAGCCTGCATGGGCGGAGTACAG GACACCGTGTATGTATGGACGGAGCCGAAGCTCTGCACAGGAGGAGTAACTCTGCCCGTGAAGAGAAGCAGATCATGTGAGATGATAGACTTCTGGCTGAAGATGGGAGCTGTAGTGGGTGCATTCAGTGCTGCCCTCCTCGTTGCTATCACATGTCACTTCTGGAAGAAGAACAAAAA GCTGGAGTATAATTATTCCAAGCTGGTAATGTCTGCCAATAAAGAATGTGAGATGCCAGGAGCAGACAGCTGTGCCATCATGGAGGGGGAGGGCGAGGATGCTGAGGATGACGTGGTTTTCTCCAAACCATCTTTACTGCACAAGCTGAAAGTGATCGCCAGCAAG GTTTCTGATCTTTCTCTT GGCAACGAGCAGAGCGCCGAAGCCGTCCAACTGAAATCCTCGCAGCCGGAGAAGTGGGTGTGGGGATAA
- the elapor2a gene encoding endosome/lysosome-associated apoptosis and autophagy regulator family member 2 isoform X1: protein MTSQKCTQCPAGSFSLGSGIRFDEWNDFPPGFSSLVTSFNNSPHGHEGPSCNGSSWIAQGSYIESNRDECSVSLIYAVHLKKSGSVSFDYQYVDNNIIFEFFIQNDQCQEMEKTSDKKWIKLTKNGDWSKHTVNLKSGTNVLYWRTTGVTVGVKVVKPVLLKNIQIEGVAYMSECLPCKPGTFSNAPGSASCESCPRNTYSGRGASSCTRCNTTTHYSLEGSSSCQPRPACSKKDYFQVHSVCDKEGKTQVRYKWIEPKICLDDASGAVTLPHFGEREPCPPCNPGFYNNNTAKCSPCPLGTYSDGLKECQPCPAGTEPALGYEYKWWNVLPAGMKSSCFNLANTKCDGMNGWEVAGDHIRSGAGSSDNDYLILNLKVPGFRLPTSVSGTSGTEYGRITFVFESVCSSNCVLYFMMDTDRRSTSVVESWEGNKEKQSYTHIMTKNASVSFTWAFQRTNKAKDTRQYVTDMAKIFSITVTNAVDGVAWACRACAIESQTPGSACVPCPSGHYIDEKTNQCQECPPNTFLSGHHIYGRDACQPCGPGSHSNKEHSLCYSDCLFTHTELNRTLQYDFSPLGSTGLIMNGPSFTSKGTKYYHLFNISLCGTEVYTPAVCTDNVTELSDKEHHSTETNSVQTFICQSTIIPSDGRGFRTALASQSISLADTFLGATVEKSLSGVNARPDLFHASSKKVPDIYYYYRSPQTSTSCQNGRNTVLTLRCNPEKTSKGEISVPGKCPAGTCDGCTFYFLWESLSACPLCTEEDYHQIKGACMGGVQDTVYVWTEPKLCTGGVTLPVKRSRSCEMIDFWLKMGAVVGAFSAALLVAITCHFWKKNKKLEYNYSKLVMSANKECEMPGADSCAIMEGEGEDAEDDVVFSKPSLLHKLKVIASKGNEQSAEAVQLKSSQPEKWVWG from the exons ATGACCTCTCAGAAGTGCACTCAATGTCCAGCAGGCTCCTTCTCACTGGGCAGCGGCATCCGTTTTGATGAATGGAATGACTTTCCTCCTGGATTCAGCAGCTTAGTGACCTCTTTTAATAACTCACCTCATGGACATGAAGGACCAAGCTGTAATGG TTCCTCATGGATTGCTCAGGGTAGTTACATAGAATCTAACAGAGATGAGTGCAGTGTTTCTCTCATCTATGCTGTTCATCTAAAGAAATCGGGTTCTGTCTCTTTTGACTATCAATATGTGGACAACAACATTATCTTCGAGTTCTTT ATACAGAATGACCAGTGCCAGGAAATGGAGAAGACTTCAGATAAGAAGTGGATCAAGCTGACAAAAAATGGAGATTGGTCCAAACACACG GTCAATCTGAAGTCTGGCACAAATGTGCTGTACTGGAGGACCACTGGTGTTACAGTGGGGGTTAAAGTAGTGAAACCAGTGCTGCTGAAGAACATTCAGATAGAAG GTGTTGCGTACATGTCGGAGTGTTTGCCGTGTAAGCCGGGCACGTTTAGTAACGCTCCTGGTTCTGCCTCATGTGAGTCCTGCCCCAGAAACACTTACTCTGGTCGAGGAGCCAGCTCGTGCACTCGCTgtaacaccaccacacactatTCAT TGGAGGGCTCTTCATCATGTCAACCCAGGCCTGCATGCTCAAAAAAAGACTATTTCCAGGTTCACAGTGTTTGTGATAAGGAGGGCAAG ACTCAGGTCAGGTATAAATGGATCGAGCCTAAGATCTGTCTGGACGATGCTTCAGGTGCTGTAACACTTCCCCATTTTGGAGAACGTGAACCTTGTCCACCCTGCAATCCTGGCTTTTATAATAACAACACAGCTAAATGTTCTCCCTGCCCACTAGGGACCTACTCTGATGGTCTTAAAG AGTGCCAGCCTTGCCCAGCAGGCACAGAGCCTGCTCTGGGCTACGAGTATAAGTGGTGGAATGTTTTGCCTGCTGGCATGAAGTCATCCTGCTTTAACTTGGCCAACACCAAGTGTGATGGCATGAACG gTTGGGAAGTGGCAGGAGATCACATTCGATCTGGAGCAGGGAGTTCAGATAATGATTATCTCATCTTAAACCTCAAAGTTCCTGGATTCAG GTTACCTACATCTGTCAGTGGAACCAGTGGAACAGAGTATGGACGCATCACCTTCGTGTTCGAATCCGTTTGTTCAAGCAACTGTGTGCTGTACTTCATGATG GACACAGACAGACGGAGCACCAGTGTAGTGGAATCGTGGGAGGGCAATAAAGAAAAGCAGTCCTACACCCATATAATGACCAAAAATGCATCTGTATCTTTTACATGGGCTTTTCAGCGCACTAACAAGGCTAAAGAC ACTCGTCAGTATGTCACCGACATGGCCAAGATCTTCTCCATCACAGTAACGAACGCAGTGGACGGTGTGGCCTGGGCATGCAGAGCTTGTGCTATTGAGTCTCAGACGCCTGGCTCAGCCTGTGTGCCGTGCCCATCCGGTCACTATATAGACGAGAAGACCAACCAGTGTCAGGAGTGCCCACCCAACACATTCCTCTCAGGACACCACATCTATGGTAGAGATGCGTGCCAGCCCTGCGGTCCAGGAAGCCACAGTAACAAG gaGCATAGCTTGTGTTACAGTGACTGTTTGTTCACTCATACGGAGCTGAACCGAACTCTGCAGTATGATTTCAGTCCTCTGGGCTCGACAGGATTAATTATGAATGGTCCAAGCTTCACTTCTAAGGGCACCAAGTACTACCATCTCTTTAACATCAGCCTGTGTGGGACAGAG GTTTACACACCAGCAGTCTGCACAGATAACGTAACAGAGCTCTCTGATAAGGAGCATCACAGCACTGAGACCAACTCTGTACAAACATTCATCTGTCAATCAACCATCATCCCGTCTGATGGGCGGGGCTTCAGAACCGCACTCGCCTCACAGTCCATCAGTCTGGCAGATACATTTCTTG GAGCCACGGTGGAGAAATCACTCAGCGGAGTAAATGCCAGACCAGATCTGTTTCATGCTTCATCCAAGAAAGTACCAGATATCTACTACTATTATAG aTCTCCACAGACATCGACTTCTTGTCAGAACGGCAGAAACACAGTGCTCACGTTACGCTGTAACCCTGAAAAGACCTCTAAGGGAGAgatttcagtaccagg GAAGTGTCCAGCAGGCACTTGTGATGGCTGCACCTTTTACTTTCTTTGGGAAAGTCTGAGCGCTTGTCCTCTCTGCACTGAGGAAGACTACCACCAGATTAAAGGAGCCTGCATGGGCGGAGTACAG GACACCGTGTATGTATGGACGGAGCCGAAGCTCTGCACAGGAGGAGTAACTCTGCCCGTGAAGAGAAGCAGATCATGTGAGATGATAGACTTCTGGCTGAAGATGGGAGCTGTAGTGGGTGCATTCAGTGCTGCCCTCCTCGTTGCTATCACATGTCACTTCTGGAAGAAGAACAAAAA GCTGGAGTATAATTATTCCAAGCTGGTAATGTCTGCCAATAAAGAATGTGAGATGCCAGGAGCAGACAGCTGTGCCATCATGGAGGGGGAGGGCGAGGATGCTGAGGATGACGTGGTTTTCTCCAAACCATCTTTACTGCACAAGCTGAAAGTGATCGCCAGCAAG GGCAACGAGCAGAGCGCCGAAGCCGTCCAACTGAAATCCTCGCAGCCGGAGAAGTGGGTGTGGGGATAA